The Streptomonospora litoralis genome window below encodes:
- a CDS encoding MsnO8 family LLM class oxidoreductase, with product MNSSLAPQRRLRGVRLSVLDRSSVRGDQDPAAALRDTVDFARSIEDLGYHRFWVAEHHSVPGVAGSAPTVLAAAVAAATSRIRVGTGGVMLPNHQPLVVAEQFGVLDALYPGRIDMGLGRSLAFTAGIRRALERDKRAADDFPDQLARLLGFIGGDQTDDPGVHAIPGEGGAVAPFLLATGEGSVIAAEAGLPLVIAPIAGFDRMTELIERYRERFRPSRWAERPYTVVSATVAAAATAAEAYRLLVPEAWSYAYARTHAEFPPLRPAEEILARDMTERERARFDEALSGHVHGTGDQVADELGSLVDRTGADEVLVTLSTYDRAAMLDSYARLARLTGAAPAAGGGAGRAGRTAAQASGR from the coding sequence TCCGCGGCGTCCGGCTCTCCGTCCTGGACCGCTCCAGCGTCCGCGGCGACCAGGACCCCGCGGCGGCGCTGCGCGACACGGTGGACTTCGCCCGTAGCATCGAAGACCTCGGCTATCACCGCTTCTGGGTGGCCGAGCACCACAGCGTTCCCGGTGTCGCGGGCTCCGCGCCGACCGTGCTGGCCGCCGCCGTCGCCGCGGCCACCTCCCGCATCCGGGTCGGCACCGGCGGCGTAATGCTGCCCAACCACCAGCCGCTCGTCGTCGCCGAGCAGTTCGGCGTCCTCGACGCGCTGTATCCCGGGCGCATCGACATGGGCTTGGGACGCTCGCTGGCCTTCACCGCCGGAATCCGGCGCGCGCTGGAACGGGACAAACGGGCCGCGGACGACTTCCCCGACCAGCTGGCGCGGCTGCTCGGCTTCATCGGCGGCGACCAGACCGACGACCCCGGAGTCCACGCGATCCCCGGGGAGGGCGGCGCGGTCGCGCCGTTCCTGCTGGCCACCGGAGAGGGCTCGGTGATCGCGGCCGAAGCTGGACTTCCGCTGGTCATCGCGCCTATCGCGGGATTCGACCGGATGACCGAGCTGATCGAGCGCTACCGCGAGCGCTTCCGCCCCTCCCGCTGGGCCGAGCGCCCCTACACGGTGGTCTCGGCGACCGTGGCGGCGGCCGCCACCGCCGCCGAGGCGTACCGGCTGCTGGTCCCCGAAGCGTGGTCCTACGCCTACGCGCGCACCCACGCGGAGTTCCCGCCGCTGCGCCCGGCCGAGGAGATCCTCGCCCGGGACATGACCGAGCGGGAGCGGGCGCGCTTCGACGAGGCGCTCAGCGGTCATGTCCACGGCACCGGGGACCAGGTCGCCGACGAGTTGGGCTCGCTGGTGGATCGCACCGGGGCCGACGAGGTGCTGGTCACCCTGAGCACCTACGACCGTGCCGCGATGCTCGACTCCTACGCCCGTCTGGCCCGCCTGACAGGGGCGGCCCCGGCCGCCGGCGGCGGCGCCGGTCGGGCGGGCCGCACAGCGGCGCAGGCGAGCGGGCGCTGA
- a CDS encoding NUDIX hydrolase encodes MPSPETGASSDAAEAAAERVVDALAWVHVSGRRLLCVRTHGRGLYYLPGGKREPGESDEAAVVREAREEVGVELRPATLRPFAVVDEAADGYPEGTRVRLACYTAEHTGEPAAAAEIAELAWLTGGERDRCAPAVRRVLDELHRRGEVD; translated from the coding sequence ATGCCATCACCCGAAACCGGGGCCTCGTCCGACGCGGCGGAGGCCGCCGCGGAGCGCGTGGTCGACGCGCTCGCCTGGGTGCACGTCAGCGGTCGGCGGCTGCTGTGCGTGCGGACACACGGGCGCGGCCTCTACTACCTGCCGGGCGGCAAGCGCGAACCCGGTGAGAGCGACGAGGCCGCCGTGGTGCGGGAGGCGCGCGAGGAGGTCGGGGTGGAACTGCGCCCCGCCACGCTGCGGCCGTTCGCCGTCGTCGACGAGGCCGCCGACGGCTACCCGGAAGGCACGCGGGTGCGGCTGGCCTGCTACACCGCCGAGCACACGGGCGAGCCCGCCGCGGCGGCGGAGATCGCCGAACTGGCCTGGCTGACCGGAGGCGAGCGCGACCGCTGCGCTCCCGCGGTCCGCCGCGTCCTGGACGAACTGCACCGGCGCGGCGAGGTCGACTGA